One region of Xylanimonas ulmi genomic DNA includes:
- the clpX gene encoding ATP-dependent Clp protease ATP-binding subunit ClpX codes for MPRIGDGADLLKCSFCGKSQKQVKKLIAGPGVYICDECIDLCNEIIEEELSEQAELGMTELPKPREIFEFLEQYIIGQDGAKRALAVAVYNHYKRIQASDQARAGAGDESIEIAKSNILLIGPTGTGKTYLAQTLAKMLNVPFAIADATALTEAGYVGEDVENILLKLIQAADYDVKKAETGIIYIDEVDKVARKADNPSITRDVSGEGVQQALLKIIEGTTASVPPQGGRKHPHQEFIQIDTTNVLFIVAGAFAGLDDIVAARARKRGIGFGAPMESNADEDLFAEVRPEDLQKYGLIPEFIGRLPVIASVSPLDRGALVRILTEPRNALVKQYQRMFQIDGVELEFDDEAIEAVAEQALLRGTGARGLRAIMEEVLQQVMFDVPSRDDVERVVITREVVLENVNPTLVPRATPVRTRTPREKSA; via the coding sequence GTGCCACGGATCGGTGACGGAGCTGACCTGCTGAAGTGCTCGTTCTGCGGCAAGTCTCAGAAGCAGGTCAAGAAGCTGATCGCGGGCCCAGGCGTCTATATCTGCGACGAGTGCATCGACCTGTGCAACGAGATCATCGAGGAGGAGCTCAGCGAGCAGGCCGAGCTCGGGATGACCGAGCTGCCCAAGCCGCGGGAGATCTTCGAGTTCCTCGAGCAGTACATCATCGGCCAGGACGGCGCCAAGCGGGCGCTGGCCGTCGCCGTCTACAACCACTACAAGCGCATCCAGGCGAGCGACCAGGCGCGTGCAGGCGCCGGTGACGAGTCCATCGAGATCGCCAAGTCGAACATCCTGCTCATCGGCCCCACCGGCACGGGCAAGACATATCTCGCGCAGACGCTCGCCAAGATGCTCAACGTCCCGTTCGCGATCGCGGACGCCACGGCCCTGACCGAGGCGGGCTACGTGGGCGAGGACGTCGAGAACATCCTCCTCAAGCTCATCCAGGCCGCTGACTATGACGTCAAGAAGGCCGAGACGGGCATCATCTACATCGACGAGGTCGACAAGGTCGCGCGCAAGGCCGACAACCCGTCGATCACGCGCGACGTCTCGGGCGAGGGCGTCCAGCAGGCGCTGCTGAAGATCATCGAGGGCACGACGGCGTCGGTGCCGCCCCAGGGTGGGCGCAAGCATCCGCACCAGGAGTTCATCCAGATCGACACCACCAACGTGTTGTTCATCGTGGCCGGCGCCTTCGCGGGGCTTGACGACATCGTCGCGGCCCGCGCGCGCAAGCGTGGCATCGGGTTCGGCGCCCCGATGGAGTCCAACGCGGACGAGGACCTGTTCGCCGAGGTGCGGCCCGAGGACCTGCAGAAGTACGGCCTCATCCCCGAGTTCATCGGACGCCTGCCGGTGATCGCGTCGGTCTCGCCGCTCGATCGCGGCGCCCTGGTGCGCATCCTCACCGAGCCGCGCAACGCCCTGGTCAAGCAGTACCAGCGCATGTTCCAGATCGACGGCGTCGAGCTGGAGTTCGACGACGAGGCGATCGAGGCCGTGGCCGAGCAGGCGTTGCTGCGTGGCACGGGCGCCCGCGGCCTGCGCGCGATCATGGAGGAGGTGCTCCAGCAGGTCATGTTCGACGTCCCCAGCCGGGACGACGTCGAGCGCGTGGTCATCACACGCGAGGTCGTGCTGGAGAACGTCAACCCGACGCTGGTGCCGCGCGCGACGCCGGTGCGCACGCGCACCCCCCGCGAGAAGTCGGCCTGA
- a CDS encoding ATP-dependent Clp protease proteolytic subunit codes for MSHMTPEQFATTAGRLAGDYARPGGIALSPSSRYVLPQFEERTAYGFKRQDPYTKLFEDRIIFLGVQVDDASADDVMAQLLVLESQDPDRDIMMYINSPGGSFTAMTALYDTMQYIKPQIQTVCLGQAASAAAVLLAAGQHGKRYALPNARVLIHQPAMEGGGYAQASDIEIHANELIRMREWLEETLAHHSGRTAEQVKEDIERDKILTAAQAKDYGLVDLVLESRKPAPVVAR; via the coding sequence ATGAGCCACATGACCCCTGAGCAGTTCGCCACCACGGCCGGCCGCCTGGCCGGCGACTACGCCCGACCGGGCGGGATCGCGCTGTCGCCGTCGTCGCGGTACGTCCTGCCGCAGTTCGAGGAGCGCACCGCCTACGGCTTCAAGCGCCAGGACCCGTACACCAAGTTGTTCGAGGACCGCATCATCTTCCTCGGTGTGCAGGTCGACGACGCCTCGGCCGACGACGTCATGGCCCAGCTGCTGGTCCTGGAGTCCCAGGACCCGGACCGCGACATCATGATGTACATCAACAGCCCCGGTGGGTCGTTCACCGCGATGACGGCGCTGTACGACACGATGCAGTACATCAAGCCGCAGATCCAGACGGTGTGCCTCGGCCAGGCGGCCTCGGCCGCCGCGGTGCTGCTGGCCGCGGGCCAGCACGGCAAGCGCTACGCCCTGCCCAACGCCCGCGTGCTCATCCACCAGCCGGCGATGGAGGGCGGCGGCTACGCCCAGGCCTCCGACATCGAGATTCACGCCAACGAGCTCATCCGCATGCGCGAGTGGCTCGAGGAGACGCTGGCGCACCACTCGGGCCGCACGGCCGAGCAGGTCAAGGAGGACATCGAGCGCGACAAGATCCTCACGGCCGCCCAGGCCAAGGACTACGGGCTCGTCGACCTGGTGCTCGAGTCGCGCAAGCCGGCCCCGGTCGTCGCCCGCTGA
- a CDS encoding ATP-dependent Clp protease proteolytic subunit, protein MNPVARADGPSLGLNDSIYNRLLKERIIWLGSEVRDENANAICAQMMLLAAEDPDKDIWLYINSPGGSITAGMAIYDTMQFIQPDVATVAMGMAASMGQFLLSSGAKGKRYATPHARVMMHQPSGGIGGTATDVRINAQLIMHMKQVLADLTAQQTGKPLEQILKDNDRDSWFTAQEALEYGFIDHVVENAALAGGGGMQTSAS, encoded by the coding sequence ATGAACCCCGTGGCTCGCGCCGACGGACCGAGTCTTGGTCTCAACGACTCCATCTACAACCGGCTCCTCAAGGAGCGCATCATCTGGCTCGGCTCGGAGGTTCGCGACGAGAACGCCAACGCGATCTGCGCGCAGATGATGCTGCTGGCCGCTGAGGACCCCGACAAGGACATCTGGCTGTACATCAACAGCCCTGGCGGGTCGATCACCGCCGGCATGGCGATCTACGACACCATGCAGTTCATCCAGCCCGACGTCGCCACCGTGGCGATGGGCATGGCCGCCTCGATGGGGCAGTTCCTGCTCTCCTCGGGCGCCAAGGGCAAGCGCTACGCGACGCCGCACGCCCGGGTCATGATGCACCAGCCCTCGGGCGGCATCGGTGGCACCGCGACTGACGTGCGCATCAACGCGCAGCTCATCATGCACATGAAGCAGGTGCTCGCCGACCTGACGGCGCAGCAGACGGGCAAGCCGCTCGAGCAGATCCTCAAGGACAACGACCGCGACTCCTGGTTCACCGCGCAGGAGGCCCTGGAGTACGGGTTCATCGACCACGTGGTCGAGAACGCGGCGCTCGCGGGCGGCGGCGGCATGCAGACGAGCGCGAGCTGA
- the tig gene encoding trigger factor gives MKSAVETLEPTKVKLTVEVDYDELKPSIDHAYKHIAEQVSVPGFRKGKVPPRIIDQRVGWGAVVEHAVNESLGGFYGQAAAEQKLRPLGQPSVEVTEIPAKAGEGQLAFTAEVEVRPEIELPAIDAIEIAVESTEVTDADVTERLDALRERFGTLVGVERPAADGDYVVIDLKAVIGDQEVDSVSGISYQIGSGNMLEGLDEALTGLSAGETTTFKATLAGGEHEGEEADVTVTATSVKQRDLPEADDDFAQLASEFDTLEELTADLREQVSSIKKSNQAVTARDQLLEKLLAAVEIPVPSGAVEAEVHRHLESEDRLEDDTHRAEVTKDATDALKNQILLDTLAESLEVKVGQGELVEYLVQSSRQYGMEPQQFIQTLDQGGQIPAMVGEVARSKALAVALRKIEVKDGEGNVVDLSEFIGSDEADTAAQALENAVAEAAEAEEPAQA, from the coding sequence GTGAAGAGCGCCGTCGAGACCCTGGAGCCCACCAAGGTCAAGCTGACCGTCGAGGTGGACTACGACGAGCTCAAGCCGAGCATCGACCACGCCTACAAGCACATCGCGGAGCAGGTGAGCGTTCCCGGCTTCCGCAAGGGCAAGGTCCCCCCGCGCATCATCGACCAGCGTGTCGGTTGGGGCGCCGTCGTCGAGCACGCGGTCAACGAGTCGCTGGGCGGGTTCTACGGCCAGGCCGCCGCCGAGCAGAAGCTGCGCCCGCTCGGCCAGCCCTCCGTCGAGGTCACCGAGATCCCCGCCAAGGCCGGTGAGGGCCAGCTCGCCTTCACCGCCGAGGTCGAGGTCCGTCCCGAGATCGAGCTGCCCGCGATCGACGCGATCGAGATCGCCGTCGAGTCGACCGAGGTCACCGACGCCGACGTGACCGAGCGCCTGGACGCGCTGCGCGAGCGTTTCGGCACGCTGGTCGGCGTCGAGCGCCCCGCCGCGGACGGCGACTACGTCGTCATCGACCTCAAGGCCGTCATCGGCGACCAGGAGGTCGACTCGGTGTCGGGCATCTCCTACCAGATCGGCTCGGGCAACATGCTCGAGGGCCTCGACGAGGCGCTCACCGGCCTGTCGGCGGGCGAGACCACGACGTTCAAGGCCACGCTGGCCGGCGGCGAGCACGAGGGCGAGGAGGCCGACGTCACCGTCACCGCCACCTCGGTCAAGCAGCGCGACCTGCCTGAGGCGGACGACGACTTCGCCCAGCTCGCCTCCGAGTTCGACACGCTCGAGGAGCTGACCGCCGACCTGCGCGAGCAGGTCTCCTCGATCAAGAAGTCGAACCAGGCCGTCACCGCGCGCGACCAGCTGCTTGAGAAGCTGCTCGCCGCCGTGGAGATCCCCGTGCCCTCGGGCGCCGTCGAGGCCGAGGTGCACCGCCACCTCGAGTCCGAGGACCGCCTGGAGGACGACACGCACCGCGCCGAGGTCACGAAGGACGCCACCGACGCGCTCAAGAACCAGATCCTGCTCGACACGCTCGCCGAGAGCCTTGAGGTCAAGGTCGGCCAGGGCGAGCTCGTCGAGTACCTCGTGCAGTCCTCGCGCCAGTACGGCATGGAGCCGCAGCAGTTCATCCAGACGCTCGACCAGGGCGGGCAGATCCCGGCCATGGTCGGCGAGGTCGCGCGCTCCAAGGCGCTCGCGGTCGCGCTGCGCAAGATCGAGGTCAAGGACGGCGAGGGCAACGTCGTCGACCTGAGCGAGTTCATCGGCTCGGACGAGGCCGACACCGCCGCGCAGGCGCTGGAGAACGCCGTGGCCGAGGCCGCCGAGGCTGAGGAGCCCGCGCAGGCCTGA
- a CDS encoding DUF1345 domain-containing protein has protein sequence MDDSSGPARRRGLARLAEALDVAPALRLGVAAVVGAVAGVALRTDSLVTALLGGWAVGGLLFVVWTLTVVVPMGPDATAEHALREEPARVIERGLVLIAAMASLAGLAVVLVQGGLREHPLTAVAVLAAVVASWASVHTIFALRYARLYYTAPRGGIDFHNADADADTDADAADGGGAAPSYSDFTYVAFTVGMSFAVSDTDLRTTAMRRTALTQALLAYLYGTVIVALLVNLVAGLAA, from the coding sequence GTGGACGACTCTTCCGGTCCCGCCCGGCGCAGAGGGCTCGCGCGGCTCGCCGAGGCGCTTGACGTTGCGCCCGCGCTCCGGCTTGGGGTGGCTGCGGTGGTCGGCGCGGTCGCCGGCGTCGCGTTGCGCACGGACTCGCTGGTCACCGCCCTGCTGGGCGGCTGGGCCGTCGGCGGCCTGCTGTTCGTCGTGTGGACCCTGACGGTCGTGGTGCCGATGGGTCCCGACGCCACCGCGGAGCACGCGCTGCGCGAGGAGCCGGCGCGCGTCATCGAGCGCGGACTGGTGCTCATCGCCGCGATGGCCAGCCTCGCCGGGCTCGCCGTCGTGCTCGTGCAGGGCGGGCTGCGCGAGCATCCGCTCACGGCCGTCGCGGTGCTGGCCGCCGTCGTCGCGTCGTGGGCGAGCGTGCACACGATCTTCGCCCTGCGCTACGCCCGCCTCTACTACACGGCCCCGCGCGGCGGGATCGACTTCCACAACGCCGATGCGGACGCCGATACCGACGCCGACGCAGCAGACGGCGGGGGAGCCGCGCCGTCGTACTCCGACTTCACCTATGTCGCGTTCACGGTCGGCATGAGCTTCGCCGTCTCGGACACCGACCTGCGCACGACGGCGATGCGCCGCACCGCGCTGACGCAGGCGCTGCTGGCCTACCTGTACGGGACGGTCATCGTCGCCCTGCTGGTCAACCTGGTGGCGGGCCTCGCGGCCTGA
- a CDS encoding GlcG/HbpS family heme-binding protein, translating to MGIVYEQRNLTVDGAMTVLEGARRKASEMGVAVCLAVTDQSGTLLAFARMDGAPRLSIQLAQDKAYTVTAFGLPTSAWYPMLEKVPSLLHGIVKADRLMVFPGGVPVTLDGVPVGAVGVSGGTVEEDDEIATAGAAALVAA from the coding sequence ATGGGAATTGTCTACGAACAGCGCAACCTGACAGTCGATGGCGCGATGACGGTCCTGGAGGGCGCCCGCCGCAAGGCGTCCGAGATGGGCGTCGCGGTATGCCTCGCGGTGACCGACCAGTCGGGGACCCTGCTGGCCTTCGCCCGCATGGACGGAGCGCCCCGGCTGTCGATCCAACTCGCCCAGGACAAGGCCTACACGGTCACCGCGTTCGGGCTGCCGACCAGTGCGTGGTACCCGATGCTCGAGAAGGTCCCGTCGCTGCTACACGGGATCGTGAAGGCGGACCGTCTGATGGTCTTCCCTGGCGGGGTTCCCGTGACCCTCGACGGCGTGCCCGTCGGCGCGGTCGGAGTCTCGGGCGGAACGGTCGAGGAGGACGACGAGATCGCCACGGCGGGGGCCGCTGCGCTGGTCGCCGCGTAA
- a CDS encoding catechol 2,3-dioxygenase: protein MGVLRMGYIHIRVTDLEAAKKHYIGTMGFTPTLEIGRTVYLKGWDEWDHHSVVLEEGGVGVKKFGFKVESPDDIDVIENKARVFGVKTERMSRGDNPEVSDGVRMTLPSTHVVEVYYDQTYVGIEVGGVNPDAFPRHLAGVGAPRIDHALMVAEDVNVNERFFMDVMDFYQVERLVPDLDHTECSLASWLSVGNRGHDIAILGGPPGTDGKIHHFAFQLYGWSEVLRASDIMSMDEVHLDVGPTRHGITRGQTTYFFDPSGNRNEVFSDGYVAYRDRPTTLWTADRLPKGIFYHKRQLNEEYTTVFT, encoded by the coding sequence GTGGGCGTTCTGCGCATGGGCTACATCCATATCCGCGTGACGGATCTGGAGGCGGCGAAGAAGCACTACATCGGCACGATGGGTTTCACACCGACGCTTGAGATCGGCCGCACGGTCTACCTCAAGGGATGGGACGAGTGGGACCACCACTCGGTCGTCCTGGAGGAGGGTGGCGTCGGCGTCAAGAAGTTCGGGTTCAAGGTCGAGTCCCCCGATGACATCGATGTCATCGAGAACAAGGCGCGCGTCTTCGGCGTGAAGACGGAGCGGATGTCTCGCGGCGACAATCCCGAGGTCTCGGACGGCGTGCGTATGACCTTGCCGTCAACACACGTCGTGGAGGTCTACTACGACCAGACATATGTCGGGATCGAAGTCGGCGGCGTCAACCCGGACGCCTTCCCAAGGCATCTGGCGGGAGTCGGAGCCCCGCGCATCGACCATGCGCTGATGGTGGCGGAGGACGTCAACGTCAACGAGCGGTTCTTCATGGACGTGATGGACTTCTACCAGGTCGAGAGACTGGTTCCGGACCTCGACCACACCGAGTGCTCGCTGGCGTCGTGGCTGTCGGTCGGCAACCGCGGGCACGACATCGCCATTCTGGGCGGCCCACCCGGAACCGACGGCAAGATCCACCACTTCGCGTTCCAGCTCTATGGCTGGTCCGAAGTCCTCCGGGCGTCCGACATCATGTCGATGGACGAGGTCCACCTCGACGTCGGTCCGACCCGCCACGGGATCACTCGCGGTCAGACGACGTATTTCTTCGACCCGTCGGGCAACCGCAACGAGGTGTTCTCGGACGGCTATGTCGCCTATCGCGACCGGCCCACGACCCTGTGGACGGCGGACCGGCTGCCCAAGGGCATCTTCTATCACAAGAGACAGCTCAACGAGGAGTACACAACTGTTTTCACGTGA
- a CDS encoding 2Fe-2S iron-sulfur cluster-binding protein, which translates to MEGESARAQAVIDPGQRGVALSPSTPTRALTVRGIDVPIPARDDETLLATIYRAGYAVRAGCHRGGCGICTVEVVTGDVEYPVAVCEQALPAQRRAEGVALACRAVPVGDVTIAVPPESRLRCIAPLLTRLVLGDEVEGGRRPPRKAAGLVPSRGTQANDTQSNAIPRRHWKE; encoded by the coding sequence GTGGAGGGCGAGTCCGCGCGCGCTCAGGCCGTGATCGACCCGGGCCAGCGCGGCGTCGCACTGAGCCCGTCGACGCCGACGCGGGCGCTCACCGTCCGCGGCATCGACGTCCCGATCCCGGCTCGCGACGACGAGACGCTGCTCGCGACCATCTATCGCGCCGGATATGCGGTGCGCGCTGGCTGTCACCGCGGCGGGTGCGGCATCTGCACCGTCGAGGTCGTCACGGGAGACGTGGAGTATCCGGTGGCTGTGTGCGAGCAGGCGCTGCCCGCGCAGCGGCGCGCCGAGGGCGTCGCGCTGGCCTGCCGGGCCGTCCCGGTCGGCGACGTCACGATCGCCGTCCCGCCGGAGAGCCGGTTGCGGTGCATCGCACCGCTGCTGACTCGGCTTGTCCTGGGGGACGAGGTGGAGGGCGGACGACGTCCTCCGCGCAAGGCGGCGGGCCTCGTCCCGTCGCGAGGCACGCAAGCGAACGACACGCAATCGAACGCAATCCCGCGTAGGCACTGGAAGGAGTGA
- a CDS encoding aldehyde dehydrogenase, whose translation MTEFFGHVIDGQEVESADGRRFDTVNPYTRQAWAQVPLGGRPEASAAIAAARRAFDDGPWPRRGPQERQAVLRRFAELMVERADELARADTLDMGKPTAQALADVERSAWNIRFFADHQALSCGDQYPMDGGHHAYSLFQPAGVVVAIAPWNFPLMMATWKIAPALAWGNTVVLKPSEFTPTSVVVLARLALEAGIPPGVLNVVHGFGTDSVGEFLTDDDRVDRITFTGESRTGNAIMGAAAKRLIPVSLELGGKGANIVFDDAELENATDWAVQAIFRNAGQVCLAGSRLFLQRGVAERFLERFTGKAEALVMGDPQADGTEFGPLSSDVHHAKVKGYVETVERDGGRILTGGMGEGWFVKPTIVVDLPLDAPQYREEIFGPVVVVNVFDTEDEVVRLANDTPYGLNAMVFTESLSRAHRVAGRLKAGTVWVNCFFIRDLRAPFGGVGASGVGREGGNFSREFFTEPKAVVMQVSRESGA comes from the coding sequence ATGACTGAGTTCTTCGGGCATGTCATCGATGGTCAGGAGGTCGAGTCCGCCGACGGGCGCCGGTTCGACACCGTCAACCCCTACACCCGCCAGGCGTGGGCTCAGGTCCCGCTCGGCGGCCGCCCGGAGGCGTCGGCCGCGATCGCCGCGGCACGTCGGGCCTTCGACGACGGACCGTGGCCGCGCCGGGGGCCGCAGGAGCGGCAGGCGGTGCTGCGCCGCTTCGCCGAGCTCATGGTCGAGCGCGCTGACGAGCTGGCCCGCGCGGACACCTTGGACATGGGCAAGCCGACCGCCCAGGCGCTCGCCGACGTCGAGCGGTCGGCGTGGAACATCCGGTTCTTCGCCGACCACCAGGCGCTGTCCTGCGGCGACCAGTACCCCATGGACGGCGGACACCACGCGTACTCGCTGTTCCAGCCAGCGGGCGTGGTGGTCGCGATCGCCCCGTGGAACTTCCCGCTCATGATGGCCACCTGGAAGATCGCCCCAGCGCTGGCCTGGGGCAACACCGTGGTCCTCAAACCCTCGGAGTTCACCCCGACGTCGGTGGTGGTCCTGGCACGGTTGGCGCTTGAGGCGGGCATCCCGCCCGGGGTGCTCAACGTCGTGCACGGGTTCGGCACGGACTCGGTGGGCGAGTTCCTCACCGACGACGACCGGGTGGACCGGATCACCTTCACGGGCGAGTCGCGCACCGGCAACGCCATCATGGGCGCCGCCGCCAAGCGCCTGATCCCGGTCAGCCTGGAGCTCGGCGGCAAGGGGGCGAACATCGTCTTCGACGACGCCGAGCTGGAGAACGCCACCGACTGGGCCGTGCAGGCGATCTTCCGCAACGCCGGCCAGGTCTGCCTCGCGGGATCGCGGCTGTTCCTCCAACGCGGTGTCGCTGAGAGGTTCCTCGAGAGGTTCACGGGCAAGGCCGAGGCGCTCGTCATGGGCGACCCACAGGCCGACGGCACTGAGTTCGGTCCGCTGTCGAGCGACGTCCACCACGCCAAGGTCAAGGGTTACGTCGAGACCGTGGAGCGGGATGGCGGACGGATCCTCACCGGCGGTATGGGGGAGGGGTGGTTCGTCAAGCCGACCATCGTGGTCGACCTGCCGCTCGACGCGCCGCAGTACCGCGAGGAGATCTTCGGGCCCGTGGTCGTCGTCAACGTCTTCGACACCGAGGACGAGGTCGTCCGCCTCGCCAATGACACGCCGTACGGGCTCAACGCCATGGTGTTCACCGAGAGCCTGTCTCGCGCACACCGCGTCGCGGGGCGCCTCAAGGCCGGGACGGTCTGGGTCAACTGCTTCTTCATCCGCGATCTGCGCGCCCCGTTCGGCGGCGTCGGGGCGTCGGGCGTGGGGCGCGAGGGCGGTAACTTCTCGCGGGAGTTCTTCACCGAGCCCAAGGCCGTGGTCATGCAGGTGAGCCGAGAGTCGGGAGCCTGA
- a CDS encoding tautomerase family protein, translating to MPIIEVTLTTGRSAAQLRALLHELTVAATRALGCPVESVRVIAREIPPTHLSAGDVTIEERSRRHD from the coding sequence ATGCCGATCATCGAGGTCACCTTGACCACCGGGCGGTCCGCCGCACAGCTGCGTGCGCTGCTGCACGAGCTCACCGTCGCCGCGACCCGCGCGTTGGGCTGCCCGGTCGAGTCGGTCCGGGTCATCGCGCGCGAGATCCCCCCCACACACCTGAGCGCAGGAGACGTCACGATCGAGGAGAGGAGCCGTCGTCATGACTGA
- a CDS encoding 2-keto-4-pentenoate hydratase — MSAWDIRTAACELLTCERERRDREPLSDEWPDLDLATAYAIQDATLRQRVAAGQCRVGVKLGLTSRAKQRRMGVDEPIVAWLTDDMAMAAGEPVSAERFIHPRVEPEIAFVMGADLEGPGVTAATAMDAVAWVYAGADVIDSRYRDFRFTLPDVVADNASSGAFVTGPTALRPAGLDLTTEAVLVEVDGEIVDTATGAAVLGHPAEALALAANALARRGQSIMAGQVVLTGGLTDAYPVPPGANIAFHFTHLGSLTVRGGA; from the coding sequence ATGAGCGCGTGGGATATCAGAACCGCCGCCTGCGAGCTGCTCACCTGTGAGCGCGAGCGCCGCGACCGTGAGCCGCTGAGCGACGAGTGGCCCGACCTCGACCTGGCGACCGCCTACGCCATCCAGGACGCGACCCTGCGCCAACGCGTGGCGGCGGGTCAGTGCCGGGTCGGCGTCAAGCTGGGCCTGACCTCGCGCGCGAAACAGCGGCGCATGGGCGTCGACGAGCCGATCGTCGCCTGGCTGACCGACGACATGGCGATGGCGGCCGGCGAGCCGGTCTCGGCCGAGCGGTTCATCCACCCGAGGGTCGAGCCGGAGATCGCCTTCGTCATGGGCGCCGACCTCGAGGGGCCGGGGGTCACCGCGGCGACCGCGATGGACGCGGTCGCCTGGGTCTACGCCGGCGCCGACGTCATCGACTCCCGGTACCGGGACTTCCGGTTCACATTGCCCGACGTCGTCGCGGACAACGCGTCGTCGGGCGCCTTCGTCACGGGCCCGACGGCGCTGCGGCCCGCGGGTCTGGACCTGACCACCGAGGCCGTGCTGGTCGAGGTCGACGGTGAGATCGTCGACACCGCCACGGGTGCGGCTGTGCTCGGGCACCCGGCCGAGGCGCTCGCACTGGCGGCCAACGCCCTGGCGCGGCGCGGGCAGTCGATCATGGCCGGGCAGGTCGTGCTGACCGGCGGGCTGACCGACGCCTACCCGGTCCCCCCGGGGGCGAACATCGCCTTCCACTTCACCCACCTCGGCAGCCTCACCGTGCGTGGAGGCGCCTGA
- the dmpG gene encoding 4-hydroxy-2-oxovalerate aldolase has product MTDSAQTSRPTGTNPQVGTRRDLRITDTTLRDGSHAMRHQFTEQQVRDVVRALDAANVEVIEVTHGDGLGGSSFNYGFSAVPDIRLIEAAAQEATQAKIAALLLPGLGTVRDLKDAYAAGARVARIATHCTEADVSVQHFGAAREIGMETCGFLMLSHRVEPDALAHQARIMVDAGCQCVLVVDSAGALILEQVSDRVSALLDEIGSQAQVGYHGHQNLSFGVANSVLAHRAGARQIDGSLCGLGAGAGNSPTEVLVAVFDRLGVDTQISVDDILAAAADVVRPIITRLPWMDHGSIMQGYAGVYSSFLLHAERAAERYGVPAPTLLRIAGERGYVGGQEDLLIDAALELSGRGTAEASA; this is encoded by the coding sequence ATGACCGACAGCGCCCAGACCTCCCGACCGACCGGGACGAACCCGCAGGTGGGCACCCGCCGCGACCTGCGGATCACCGACACGACGCTGCGCGACGGGTCGCACGCCATGCGCCACCAGTTCACCGAGCAGCAGGTGCGCGACGTCGTGCGCGCGCTGGACGCGGCGAACGTCGAGGTCATCGAGGTGACCCACGGCGACGGCCTCGGCGGCTCCTCGTTCAACTACGGCTTCTCGGCGGTGCCTGACATCCGTCTCATCGAGGCCGCCGCGCAGGAGGCGACGCAGGCCAAGATCGCCGCGCTGCTGCTGCCCGGGCTCGGCACCGTGCGCGACCTCAAGGACGCCTACGCGGCGGGCGCCCGGGTCGCCCGCATCGCGACGCATTGCACCGAGGCCGACGTCTCGGTCCAGCACTTCGGGGCGGCGCGCGAGATCGGCATGGAGACCTGCGGGTTCCTCATGCTGTCCCACCGCGTTGAGCCCGACGCCCTCGCCCACCAGGCCCGCATCATGGTCGACGCCGGTTGCCAGTGTGTGCTGGTCGTCGACTCGGCCGGAGCGCTCATCCTGGAGCAGGTCTCCGACCGGGTGTCTGCGCTCCTGGACGAGATCGGCTCGCAGGCGCAGGTGGGCTATCACGGCCACCAGAACCTGTCGTTCGGCGTGGCCAACTCGGTGCTGGCCCACCGGGCCGGCGCCCGCCAGATCGACGGGTCGTTGTGCGGACTCGGCGCCGGCGCCGGCAACTCGCCGACCGAGGTCCTCGTCGCGGTCTTCGACCGCCTCGGTGTCGACACGCAGATCTCGGTCGACGACATCCTCGCGGCGGCGGCCGACGTCGTGCGGCCCATCATCACCCGGCTGCCGTGGATGGACCACGGGTCGATCATGCAGGGCTACGCGGGCGTCTACTCCTCGTTCCTGCTGCACGCCGAGCGCGCGGCCGAGCGGTACGGCGTGCCGGCGCCCACGCTGCTGCGGATCGCCGGCGAGCGAGGGTACGTCGGCGGTCAGGAGGACCTTCTGATCGACGCGGCCCTCGAGCTGTCCGGCCGGGGCACGGCGGAGGCGTCGGCATGA